The Fodinibius salinus nucleotide sequence TTGTTCTTTCTGGTGATCAGCTTTACCAGATGGATTACCGCAAGATGATGGCTAAGCACGAGGCAAGCAATGCTGATCTTACGGTTGCAACAATACCGGTTGTAGCTAAACATGCTCCGCAATTTGGAATTATGAAAACAAATAATTCCGGCGTCATTGAAGGTTTTACAGAAAAACCGGATCCTGCTGAGCTTGACCAATGGAAATCTGACACGCAGGAACGGTTTCAAAAAGACGGCCGCGTGTATCTTGCTTCAATGGGTATCTATATTTTTCAAAAAGAAGTGCTTACCCAAATGCTTGATCAATATGCTGATTCCACTGATTTTGGCAAAGAGATTATTCCCAGTGCTATAGCGGATGATTTTAATATACACAGCTATGAGTTTGATGGCTACTGGCGGGACATTGGGACTGTAAAATCATTTTTTGAAGCTAACCTTGCACTTACCGATGATCTGCCAAAATTTAATCTCTATGATAACGACGACTTTATCTATACTCACGCGCGGATGTTGCCGGCTTCGAAGCTTTCCGGTACTACTTTTGCCAACTCTATTTTGGCTGAAGGTTGTATCATAGAAGCAAATAAAATTGAACACTCGGTGGTGGGAATTCGATCGCGTATTGGTCAAGGAACAACTATCGAAGATGCTATTATCATGGGGAATGACTTTTTCCCTTCAGATGAAATGCCACAAGATACCAAAGCTGCTAAACCACAGGTTTCCATCGGGGAGCGGTGTTTTATAAGCAATGCAATCATTGATAAGAATTGTATA carries:
- a CDS encoding glucose-1-phosphate adenylyltransferase is translated as MRNKAIAVILGGGQGTRLFPLTKLRSKPAVPIAGKYRLVDIPISNCLNSDIRRIYVLTQFNSASLNRHIKNTYNFDVFSSGFVDILAAEQTPQSDTWYQGTADAVRQSIHHMENHPHEHVFVLSGDQLYQMDYRKMMAKHEASNADLTVATIPVVAKHAPQFGIMKTNNSGVIEGFTEKPDPAELDQWKSDTQERFQKDGRVYLASMGIYIFQKEVLTQMLDQYADSTDFGKEIIPSAIADDFNIHSYEFDGYWRDIGTVKSFFEANLALTDDLPKFNLYDNDDFIYTHARMLPASKLSGTTFANSILAEGCIIEANKIEHSVVGIRSRIGQGTTIEDAIIMGNDFFPSDEMPQDTKAAKPQVSIGERCFISNAIIDKNCIIGDDVRIIGGDHLEDGEYENYHVVDGIVIVPKNSVIEDGTEI